A single Sander lucioperca isolate FBNREF2018 chromosome 24, SLUC_FBN_1.2, whole genome shotgun sequence DNA region contains:
- the creg1 gene encoding protein CREG1, whose product MSVLFRASCVLLLGLLWFSLSPSASCRVRIPPHDQVARVARFVAHQCDWASMATISTHKPVVGQPFSNAFSVSDGPEGSGTGVPYMYLTRMEISVQDLEVNPVASLSMSLAQTDYCRQEGFDPQSPLCAHIILSGSVVEVNGTEAEFARKSLFSRHPEMIDWPSDHNWFFCKFNITQVWVLDYFGGVKTVSPEEYFNASLHRKHH is encoded by the exons ATGAGCGTTCTTTTTCGGGCATCGTGTGTGCTCCTCCTCGGCCTACTCTGGTTCTCCCTCTCCCCGTCCGCCTCGTGCCGGGTCCGAATCCCGCCTCATGACCAAGTGGCCCGTGTCGCGCGCTTCGTCGCGCACCAGTGTGACTGGGCCTCCATGGCCACCATCTCCACACACAAGCCGGTGGTGGGACAGCCGTTCTCCAACGCTTTCTCGGTGAGCGACGGGCCGGAGGGCTCCGGTACCGGGGTGCCCTACATGTACCTGACCCGCATGGAGATCTCGGTACAGGATCTGGAG gtcAACCCCGTAGCgtctctgtccatgtctctggcTCAGACAGATTACTGCCGACAGGAAGGCTTCGACCCGCAGAGTCCACTCTGTGCTCACATCATCCTGTCTGGGTCTGTGgtggag GTGAATGGGACGGAGGCGGAGTTTGCCAGGAAGTCGTTGTTCAGTCGTCACCCTGAGATGATCGACTGGCCGTCTGACCACAACTGGTTCTTCTGCAAGTTCAACATCACTCAG GTGTGGGTGCTGGATTATTTCGGCGGGGTGAAGACCGTCTCTCCAGAGGAGTACTTTAACGCCTCGCTGCATAGGAAGCACCACTGA